One stretch of Mangifera indica cultivar Alphonso chromosome 9, CATAS_Mindica_2.1, whole genome shotgun sequence DNA includes these proteins:
- the LOC123225235 gene encoding abscisic acid 8'-hydroxylase CYP707A2-like, whose amino-acid sequence MYFSSIFFLSFVAFLFIFLFNSLLNFLSSNAKKLPLPPGSLGWPYIGETFQLYSQNPNVFFASKQKRYGSIFKSHILGCPCVMISSPEAAKFVLVTRAHLFKPTFPASKERMLGKQAIFFHQGDYHTKLRKLVLRAFMPETIKHIVSDIESIAKHTLQSLEGRMINTFQEMKTYTFNVALLSIFGKDEMLYREDLKRCYYILEKGYNSMPINLPGTLFNKSMKARKELAQILAKVLSTRRQMKLDHNDLLGSFMGDEGGLTDEQIADNIIGVIFAARDTTASVLTWIVKYLKENPTVLQAVTEEQEAILRSREKSGDEKVLSWADTKKMPITTRVIQETLRIASILSFTFREAVEDVEYEGYLIPKGWKVLPLFRNIHHSPEIFQDPEKFDPSRFEISPKPNTFMPFGNGTHSCPGNELAKLEILVLLHHLTTKYRWNMVGSHSGIQYGPFALPQDGLPITLTQKSS is encoded by the exons ATGTATTTCTCTTccatctttttcctttctttcgttgcttttcttttcatctttctctttAACTCCCttctcaattttctttcttctaatgCCAAGAAACTGCCCCTCCCTCCTGGTTCTTTAGGCTGGCCTTATATTGGAGAGACCTTCCAACTCTACTCTCAGAACCCAAATGTCTTCTTTGCCTCTAAGCAGAAGAG GTATGGTTCTATCTTCAAGAGTCATATATTGGGATGTCCATGTGTGATGATTTCAAGTCCTGAAGCTGCAAAATTTGTGCTTGTAACAAGAGCTCATCTCTTCAAGCCAACATTTCCTGCTAGCAAAGAAAGGATGTTAGGCAAACAAGCCATATTCTTTCACCAAGGAGACTATCATACCAAGTTGAGAAAGCTTGTTCTTCGTGCTTTCATGCCCGAAACAATCAAACATATCGTCTCTGACATCGAATCCATTGCTAAACACACTCTTCAATCTTTGGAAGGAAGGATGATCAACACTTTCCAAGAAATGAAAACA TACACATTCAATGTTGCACTGCTTTCTATATTTGGAAAGGATGAAATGCTGTACAGAGAGGATCTCAAGAGGTGCTACTACATTCTTGAAAAGGGTTACAATTCAATGCCCATAAATCTTCCAGGGACACTCTTCAACAAATCAATGAAAGCAAGGAAGGAACTCGCTCAAATTTTGGCCAAAGTCCTCTCAACAAGAAGGCAAATGAAGCTTGACCATAACGACTTGCTTGGATCTTTCATGGGTGACGAAGGAGGCCTCACCGATGAACAGATTGCGGATAACATTATTGGTGTCATCTTTGCAGCTCGCGATACAACTGCTAGTGTTTTGACATGGATTGTCAAGTACCTTAAAGAAAACCCCACTGTGCTGCAAGCTGTCACT GAAGAGCAAGAGGCCATTTTGAGGAGTAGAGAAAAGAGTGGTGATGAAAAGGTTCTGAGTTGGGCAGATACCAAGAAGATGCCCATAACTACTAGAGTGATTCAGGAGACACTCAGAATTGCCTCAATCTTATCTTTTACTTTcagagaagctgtggaagatgTTGAATATGAAG GTTACCTTATCCCAAAAGGCTGGAAAGTTTTACCTCTTTTTAGAAACATCCATCACAGCCCTGAAATCTTCCAGGATCCTGAAAAGTTTGATCCATCAAGATTTgaa ATTTCTCCAAAACCAAATACATTTATGCCATTTGGCAATGGGACCCATTCATGTCCAGGGAATGAGTTAGCCAAGCTGGAAATTTTGGTTCTTCTCCATCATCTGACCACAAAGTACAG GTGGAATATGGTGGGATCACATAGTGGAATTCAATATGGCCCTTTTGCACTTCCTCAGGATGGTTTGCCCATCACATTAACCCAGAAGTCATCATAG
- the LOC123224767 gene encoding calcium/calmodulin-regulated receptor-like kinase 1: protein MWLLGFSTTNPGKLWVIPAIIMVIFFTVMLRKFAVYLEAQARAVAVASNGETQTDLEKGGQDHIISRTKCSMWCTEGVIRTYALEELKMATRDFRIQIGFGATSFVYLAELGDGRFGAVKRVMEEKGGSRKIFLDEVSVLLRISHPNLVGLLGFCLDKGEQLLLLEYIPNKSLFDRMHTYYGQSQGTLSWSNRLSIALDIARALEYLHLIADPPIIHRDVKSSNILLIDNNHAKLADFGLCKLGYETFAPQTPTTIKGSFGYADTNYLKTGIVSPKSDVYSFGVLLLELITGLKSTQGSVTLAEWTEDCRKNDDSGVWGQLLDPKLKGEVDLEQLKVLVDIANSALVENCEGRPDISSIVDRISSCMELQSHDELG from the exons ATGTGGTTGCTTGGATTCTCCACTACAAATCCAGGAAAGTTATGGGTTATTCCTGCAATTATAATGGTGATATTTTTCACCGTAATGTTGAGGAAGTTTGCAGTGTACCTTGAAGCTCAAGCTAGAGCTGTAGCTGTAGCTTCCAACGGGGAGACTCAAACAGACTTGGAGAAAGGCGGCCAAGATCATATAATTTCGAGGACAAAATGTTCTATGTGGTGCACTGAGGGAGTTATTAGGACTTACGCTCTTGAAGAGCTGAAAATGGCTACTAGAGATTTCAGAATTCAGATAGGGTTTGGAGCTACTTCTTTTGTGTATCTTGCAGAGCTTGGAGATGGAAGATTTGGAGCTGTGAAGAGAGTAATGGAGGAGAAAGGTGGTAGCAGAAAGATCTTCCTGGATGAAGTCTCGGTTTTGCTCAGGATTTCTCATCCAAATTTGGTGGGCTTGTTGGGTTTCTGCTTGGATAAAG GAGAGCAACTTCTACTACTGGAGTACATTCCAAACAAGAGCTTATTTGACAGAATGCACACCTACTATGGCCAATCACAAGGAACACTTTCATGGTCTAATCGTTTAAGCATTGCTCTTGACATTGCTCGAGCCCTCGAGTATCTCCACTTAATCGCTGACCCACCTATCATCCACAGAGATGTCAAGTCCTCTAACATTCTCTTGATTGACAATAACCATGCTAAGCTTGCGGATTTTGGGCTTTGCAAATTGGGCTATGAAACATTTGCCCCGCAAACTCCAACTACCATCAAAGGCTCATTCGGTTACGCTGACACCAATTACCTCAAAACCGGAATCGTTTCACCCAAAAGCGATGTGTATAGCTTCGGAGTTTTACTTCTGGAGCTAATAACTGGACTTAAATCAACACAAGGTTCAGTGACACTAGCTGAATGGACAGAAGATTGCAGGAAAAATGATGATTCAGGGGTTTGGGGTCAATTGTTGGACCCAAAACTCAAGGGTGAGGTTGATTTAGAGCAACTAAAAGTGTTGGTGGACATAGCAAACTCAGCTCTAGTTGAGAATTGTGAAGGTAGACCAGATATAAGCAGCATTGTTGACAGGATTTCGAGTTGTATGGAACTTCAATCTCATGATGAGCTTGGGTAG